A window from bacterium encodes these proteins:
- a CDS encoding HEPN domain-containing protein: MVAKKIKTKTIKRSAYRTYLKKASEFYDIMLQAKNRKKWNAVGLNAVHCAISSSDAMLVFYGGIRSTSDDHLAVIDLLSTSIKLPDGKPKCETLRKILVKKSIIEYENRDFTQKEALEILKLTERFYDWVVSSIT, translated from the coding sequence ATGGTAGCTAAGAAGATAAAGACAAAAACTATAAAAAGAAGTGCATATAGAACCTACCTCAAAAAGGCGAGTGAATTTTATGATATAATGCTCCAGGCTAAAAACAGGAAAAAGTGGAATGCTGTGGGTTTAAATGCTGTGCACTGTGCAATTTCTTCCTCTGATGCAATGCTTGTGTTCTATGGAGGTATCCGTTCTACCAGTGATGATCACTTAGCAGTAATTGATTTGCTATCGACTTCCATAAAATTGCCTGATGGCAAACCTAAATGTGAAACCCTAAGAAAGATTTTAGTCAAAAAGAGCATAATTGAATATGAAAATAGAGATTTTACTCAGAAAGAGGCTCTGGAAATACTAAAGCTTACGGAGAGATTCTATGACTGGGTTGTTTCAAGTATAACATAA
- a CDS encoding nucleotidyltransferase domain-containing protein, translated as MRVHDPLDKILNNELKIKILRFLCKTEAEWSGRQIAQEIKVSPAACHKALRELNNEKALLLRSIGRSYLYRLNKENLIISDLLKPLFQRESKIPDDVYSAIVRNIASLVITDIASIAVIGSMKKGKERPTSDIDLLVLVKNPKDRRKVEEDFGKVNEKIIGKFGNTISSYIQTVEEFKLKYKRGLALVKNILKSHRLLFGKPLKELL; from the coding sequence ATGAGAGTGCACGACCCATTAGATAAGATTTTAAATAATGAACTAAAGATTAAAATTTTACGTTTTCTCTGCAAGACGGAGGCGGAGTGGAGCGGGCGTCAGATTGCTCAAGAGATAAAGGTGAGCCCTGCAGCCTGCCATAAGGCTCTTCGAGAGCTCAACAACGAGAAGGCGCTTTTACTTAGAAGCATAGGGAGGAGCTATCTTTACCGCTTAAATAAAGAAAACCTTATTATCTCAGACCTCCTTAAACCCCTATTTCAAAGGGAAAGCAAAATCCCTGATGATGTATATAGCGCGATAGTAAGAAATATCGCCTCTCTTGTGATAACGGATATAGCCTCTATAGCAGTCATTGGAAGTATGAAGAAGGGAAAGGAACGACCTACCAGCGACATAGACCTCTTAGTGTTAGTAAAGAACCCAAAAGACAGAAGAAAAGTTGAAGAAGATTTTGGAAAGGTAAACGAGAAGATTATAGGCAAATTTGGTAATACAATCTCCAGTTACATTCAAACTGTCGAGGAATTCAAGTTAAAATATAAAAGAGGCCTTGCTTTGGTAAAGAATATCCTAAAATCTCATAGATTACTCTTTGGTAAACCCTTAAAGGAGTTATTGTAA